One region of Triticum aestivum cultivar Chinese Spring chromosome 6B, IWGSC CS RefSeq v2.1, whole genome shotgun sequence genomic DNA includes:
- the LOC123137398 gene encoding leucine-rich repeat receptor-like protein FASCIATED EAR2, with product MPATPLVLALLLLLLAAGPLPVAPASTDRAALLAFRASLSPPSRAALSSWHGPLSSSWLGVSLHPPAVAAPPSVTALALQGLNLSGPLPAPSLALLRRLRELDLSANALSGELPCSLPRSLVDLDLSRNALSGAIPTCLPASLPALRTLNLSSNSLGFPLSPWFSFSSRLVALDFSSNALSGAVPPRIVADPDASSLLLLDLSHNRFSGEIPVGITAIRSLQGLFLADNQLSGEIPAGIGNLTYLQALDLSHNRLSGLVPAGLAGCFQLLYLRLGGNQLSGALRPELDALDSLKVLDLSNNRISGEIPLPLAGCRSLEVVILSGNEITGELSGAVAKWQSLRSLSLADNQLSGQLPDWMFSFPVLQWLDLSGNRFEGFIPDGGFNASSVLNGAGGAQGIPSRRGMISPQLFVSASVDSTGQQLELGYDLRAAPGIDLSTNLLHGEIPEGLVAMKGLEYLNLSCNYLAGQIPAELGGMGRLRTLDFSHNGLSGEVPPVIAAMTELEALNLSYNSLSGPLPTTDGLRKFPGALAGNPGICGGEGCTMDATMPEGKISGNNRHGWLSDWHGENGWVSLGAFSISTMTSFFVSLATLLCSPKARNFVFRPVRIEY from the coding sequence ATGCCGGCCACCCCTCTCGTCCTCGCCCTCTTGCTTCTGCTCCTCGCCGCCGGGCCGCTCCCCGTGGCCCCCGCCTCCACCGACCGCGCTGCGCTACTCGCCTTCCGGGCGTCCCTCTCCCCGCCCTCCCGCGCGGCGCTCTCGTCCTGGCACGGCCCGCTCTCCTCGTCCTGGCTCGGGGTCTCGCTCCACCCACCCGCCGTGGCCGCTCCGCCCTCCGTCACGGCGCTCGCGCTCCAGGGACTCAACCTCTCCGGGCCGCTCCCTGCCCCTTCGCTCGCGCTCCTACGCCGCCTCCGAGAGCTCGACCTCTCCGCCAACGcgctctccggcgagctcccctgCTCCCTACCGCGCTCGCTTGTCGACCTCGACCTCTCCCGCAACGCGCTCTCGGGTGCCATCCCCACCTGCCTCCCTGCCTCGCTCCCGGCCCTCCGCACCCTCAATCTCTCGTCCAACTCTCTCGGGTTCCCACTTTCCCCGTGGTTCTCCTTCTCCTCGCGCCTCGTTGCCCTCGATTTCTCCAGCAACGCCCTCTCTGGCGCCGTCCCGCCGCGTATCGTCGCCGACCCCGACGcatccagcctcctcctcctcgacctctcCCACAACCGCTTCTCCGGAGAGATCCCTGTGGGGATAACCGCTATACGGAGCCTGCAGGGCCTGTTCCTTGCGGACAATCAGCTGTCCGGGGAGATCCCAGCCGGGATTGGGAACCTGACCTACTTGCAGGCGCTTGATTTGTCACATAACCGGCTGTCCGGTCTAGTGCCTGCGGGGCTTGCCGGCTGCTTCCAGCTTCTGTACCTGCGTCTCGGGGGGAATCAGCTCTCTGGGGCGCTGCGGCCGGAGCTTGATGCACTTGATAGTCTGAAGGTTCTAGATTTGTCGAACAACCGGATATCTGGTGAGATTCCGCTGCCGCTGGCTGGGTGCCGGTCTCTTGAGGTGGTGATCTTGTCGGGAAATGAGATCACTGGGGAGCTCAGTGGGGCTGTGGCGAAATGGCAGAGCCTGAGGTCCCTGTCGCTGGCTGATAATCAGCTCTCCGGCCAGCTACCAGATTGGATGTTCTCATTCCCGGTTCTCCAGTGGCTTGATTTGTCTGGCAATAGGTTTGAGGGTTTCATCCCTGATGGTGGTTTCAATGCAAGTTCAGTGCTTAATGGCGCAGGTGGTGCTCAGGGCATTCCATCCCGCCGTGGTATGATTTCACCTCAATTGTTTGTGTCAGCATCTGTAGATTCCACAGGTCAGCAGCTTGAGCTTGGTTATGATCTTCGGGCAGCTCCTGGTATAGATCTATCAACGAATTTGCTCCATGGAGAGATACCTGAAGGGTTGGTTGCAATGAAGGGATTGGAGTACCTGAACCTCTCTTGCAATTACTTAGCTGGGCAGATCCCTGCAGAGCTTGGGGGGATGGGGAGGCTGCGGACGCTGGACTTCTCACATAATGGGCTGTCAGGGGAGGTGCCTCCTGTAATTGCTGCCATGACAGAGCTCGAGGCGCTTAACCTCTCTTACAATAGCCTATCTGGGCCTTTGCCAACAACCGATGGGTTGCGGAAATTCCCAGGAGCGTTGGCAGGAAACCCTGGGATATGCGGTGGGGAAGGGTGCACTATGGATGCAACGATGCCAGAAGGGAAAATTTCAGGAAATAATCGTCATGGctggctcagtgactggcatggaGAGAATGGATGGGTGTCCCTTGGGGCGTTCTCTATCAGCACGATGACTAGCTTTTTTGTGTCGTTGGCAACCTTGCTATGCTCCCCCAAGGCTAGGAATTTCGTATTTCGGCCTGTGAGGATAGAATATTGA
- the LOC123137399 gene encoding uncharacterized protein, producing MVLLGEEALDARAPALDLLRLAPATLPRGSGTGRLPRRHTARRMKTPSHGFLAALTQGKRDLNTPMDAASLQLTTHLHQLDVGRGGVRLLSRDDAQPWGSNNPRLLSK from the exons ATGGTGCTGCTGGGCGAGGAGGCGCTGGATGCGCGTGCGCCGGCGCTGGATCTGCTCCGTCTGGCTCCGGCGACCTTACCCCGTGGCTCCGGGACAGGAAGGCTACCCCGACGACATACAG CGAGGAGGATGAAGACACCTAGCCATGGATTTTTAGCAGCACTCACTCAAGGAAAAA GAGACCTCAACACGCCAATGGATGCAGCCAGCCTCCAACTCACCACGCACCTGCACCAACTTGATGTAGGGAGAGGAGGAGTGAGGCTTCTCTCACGGGATGACGCCCAGCCATGGGGCAGCAACAATCCAAG ATTGCTGTCAAAATAA